In a genomic window of Roseiflexus castenholzii DSM 13941:
- a CDS encoding glycoside hydrolase family 78 protein has protein sequence MTLFTVGHLRCEYLENPLGIDVTRPRLSWRLFSNRRGARQTAYRIVAAPSADDVAAEQNLLWDSGRVELDRSIHVVYEGGRLRSRQRVFWRVQAWDEHGNVAVSPVAWWEMGLLRRSDWTASWIGAPLVGGRWTTIPAPFLRRSFTLDAPVMQARLYITALGLYECTINGQRVGQDLFTPGWTDYRRRVQYQVYDVIDLLREGDNVIGVILGDGWYCGHVAWAGRQNYGDRPKLLAQLMITCADGSTQTMVSNRSWRYAFGPVLESDMLHGESYDARLEMPGWNMPGFDDSSWQPVELFAAPDAALVATRGPTVRRHEEVRPVGPPTAFRSHQATRWVFDLGQNMVGWVRLRVRGPAGTTVTIRHAEALNPDGTIYTANLRSARATDHYTLRGEGEESWEPRFTFHGFRYVELSGYPGEPDIDAVTGIVVHSATPPTGEFNCSDPLINQLQHNIVWGQKSNFLDVPTDCPQRDERLGWTGDAQVFIRTAAFNMNVASFFTKWTQDLEDAQSPEGAYPPVAPLAGISGLTDGGPAWADAGIICPWTIYLCYGDARLLETHYPSMQRFIEYLERSSRDFIRCYEDYPGFRGFGDWLALDGSGKVDGGTAKDLIGTAFFAHCARLMSRIAAILGHQRDAARYRRLFERVRQAFVTRYVTGAGRVAGETQTGYVLALHFDLLPPELRPAATDALARDILARNTHLSTGFVGTPYLPHVLTAAGRLDLAYALLFQQTWPSWLYPVTQGATTIWERWDGWTHDKGFQDPGMNSFNHYAYGAIGEWLYATVAGIDTDPEQPGYRHLILRPQPGGGLTAARAALETMYGRAVSAWRIDNDRFTWEVVVPPNTTATAYVPAPEGAMVRESGQAADEAEGVTFVERNEETAIYRLTAGAYTFTVG, from the coding sequence ATGACACTATTCACCGTCGGACACCTGCGTTGTGAGTATCTGGAAAACCCGCTGGGCATCGATGTAACTCGACCGCGCCTGAGTTGGCGCCTCTTTAGCAACCGGCGCGGCGCGCGGCAGACGGCGTACCGCATTGTGGCCGCACCATCCGCCGATGATGTCGCGGCGGAACAGAACCTCCTCTGGGATAGTGGTCGCGTCGAGTTGGATCGGTCGATCCATGTGGTCTACGAAGGCGGACGACTCCGCTCGCGTCAGCGCGTCTTCTGGCGAGTGCAGGCATGGGACGAGCACGGCAACGTCGCCGTCAGCCCGGTTGCCTGGTGGGAGATGGGGTTGCTGCGCCGTTCGGACTGGACGGCATCGTGGATCGGGGCGCCGCTCGTCGGCGGACGCTGGACGACAATACCGGCGCCGTTCCTGCGCCGCTCGTTCACGCTCGATGCGCCGGTGATGCAGGCGCGTCTGTACATTACAGCGCTGGGTCTGTACGAATGTACGATCAATGGGCAGCGCGTCGGACAAGACCTCTTCACACCTGGGTGGACGGACTATCGTCGACGGGTGCAGTATCAGGTCTACGATGTGATCGATCTGCTGCGCGAGGGCGACAATGTGATCGGCGTCATCCTGGGAGATGGCTGGTACTGTGGGCATGTGGCATGGGCGGGTCGCCAGAACTACGGCGACCGCCCGAAACTGTTGGCGCAACTGATGATTACCTGCGCCGACGGCAGCACGCAGACGATGGTCAGCAACCGCTCCTGGCGATACGCCTTCGGTCCTGTGCTGGAGAGCGACATGCTGCACGGCGAGAGTTACGATGCCAGGCTCGAAATGCCCGGCTGGAACATGCCCGGTTTCGACGACTCCTCCTGGCAACCGGTGGAACTCTTCGCCGCGCCCGACGCCGCCCTGGTCGCTACGCGCGGTCCGACAGTGCGGCGGCACGAAGAAGTGCGCCCGGTCGGTCCACCAACCGCCTTCCGTTCGCACCAGGCAACGCGCTGGGTCTTTGATCTTGGCCAGAACATGGTCGGCTGGGTCCGATTGCGTGTGCGGGGTCCGGCGGGGACAACCGTCACCATCCGCCACGCTGAGGCGCTGAACCCGGACGGCACCATCTACACCGCCAATCTGCGCAGCGCGCGCGCGACCGACCACTATACCCTGCGCGGCGAGGGTGAAGAAAGTTGGGAGCCGCGCTTCACCTTCCACGGCTTCCGGTATGTCGAACTCTCTGGCTACCCCGGCGAACCCGACATCGATGCGGTGACAGGCATCGTTGTGCATTCCGCCACGCCGCCAACCGGTGAGTTCAATTGTTCCGACCCGCTGATCAACCAGTTGCAGCATAATATTGTGTGGGGACAGAAAAGCAACTTTCTCGACGTTCCGACCGACTGCCCGCAACGTGACGAGCGCCTGGGATGGACCGGCGACGCGCAGGTGTTCATTCGCACCGCAGCGTTCAACATGAATGTCGCGTCGTTTTTCACGAAATGGACGCAAGACCTGGAGGACGCCCAGAGTCCCGAAGGGGCGTACCCGCCGGTGGCGCCGCTGGCGGGTATCAGCGGATTGACCGATGGCGGACCGGCATGGGCGGACGCGGGCATTATCTGTCCCTGGACGATCTATCTGTGCTACGGCGATGCCCGTCTGCTCGAAACGCACTACCCTTCGATGCAACGGTTCATCGAATACCTCGAGCGGAGCAGCCGCGACTTCATCCGCTGCTACGAGGACTATCCCGGCTTTCGCGGCTTCGGCGACTGGCTGGCGCTCGACGGAAGCGGCAAGGTTGACGGCGGCACTGCGAAAGACCTGATCGGCACGGCATTCTTTGCGCATTGCGCCCGGCTGATGAGCCGCATTGCCGCGATCCTGGGGCATCAGCGTGATGCCGCGCGCTACCGCCGATTGTTCGAGCGGGTGCGGCAAGCATTTGTCACACGCTACGTCACCGGCGCGGGGCGCGTGGCCGGCGAAACGCAGACCGGATATGTCCTGGCGCTGCACTTCGACCTGCTGCCGCCGGAGTTGCGCCCGGCAGCAACGGACGCGCTGGCGCGCGACATCCTGGCACGCAATACTCATCTGTCCACCGGTTTTGTTGGAACGCCTTACCTGCCGCATGTGCTGACCGCTGCCGGACGACTCGACCTCGCGTATGCGCTGCTGTTCCAACAAACCTGGCCCTCGTGGCTCTACCCGGTCACACAAGGCGCCACGACGATCTGGGAACGCTGGGACGGATGGACGCACGATAAAGGGTTCCAGGACCCCGGCATGAACTCATTCAACCACTACGCCTATGGCGCCATCGGCGAATGGCTGTATGCCACCGTTGCCGGCATCGACACAGACCCGGAGCAACCGGGATACCGTCATCTGATTCTGCGCCCGCAGCCAGGAGGTGGGCTGACAGCGGCGCGCGCGGCGCTCGAAACGATGTACGGGCGCGCCGTGAGCGCCTGGCGCATCGACAATGATCGCTTCACATGGGAAGTCGTTGTGCCGCCGAACACGACGGCAACGGCGTATGTTCCAGCGCCAGAAGGAGCGATGGTGCGGGAGAGCGGGCAAGCGGCGGATGAAGCGGAGGGCGTCACCTTCGTAGAGCGCAACGAAGAGACAGCGATCTACCGCCTGACGGCAGGGGCATACACATTTACGGTGGGGTAG
- a CDS encoding 6-phosphofructokinase, with translation MTQPTGIGVLTSGGDAQGMNAALRAVVRTALSRGVPVYAIYEGYRGMVEGGNRIRPLSWDDVGGIMHRGGTIIGTARSRTFRTREGRLQAAANLIEHGINRLVVIGGDGSLTGADTFRREWSSLLAELVETGKLSRETAARYPFLALVGLVGSIDNDFYGTDMTIGADSALHRITAAIDALVSTAASHQRTFVVEVMGRHCGYLALMGAVAGGADYVLIPENPPEPGWEDRMCALLRAGRAAGRRESIVVVAEGARDREGNPITSDYVRRVLEERLEEDARVTILGHVQRGGTPSAFDRWMSTLVGYAAVEELLSATPDSEPQLIGMRYNRITRQPLMHCVEQTQQVSAAIAAGDYQRAMELRGGSFTEMFQTFQALASALPSVTRPRRRRIALLHAGGPAPGMNTAVRAAVRLGLDQGHTMLVVRNGFDGLIAGHVSECEWQMVDGWGPMGGAELGTSRRVPSGDDLAAVAHALTRHSIDGLLIIGGWNGYQAAHRLYHERDAHEPFNIPIICLPASINNDLPGSELSIGADTALNAIVEALDRIKQSAVAVRRTFVVEVMGRYCGYLALMSGLASGAERVYLHEEGITLDDLRADIQEMIKGFRAGKRLSLVIRNEYANRLYTTDVICALFEEEGKGLFDVRRAVLGHLQQGGSPSPYDRIQATRLAARCIRFLTEEMERGTAAAAFIGFINGRVRIFDLGELPHMVDAVYRRPREQWWLQLAPIARALAQQKHDMHDMREL, from the coding sequence CGCAGGGCATGAACGCCGCGCTGCGTGCCGTGGTGCGCACCGCGCTGAGTCGTGGCGTGCCAGTGTATGCGATTTATGAAGGATACCGTGGCATGGTAGAAGGCGGCAACCGCATCCGTCCGCTCAGTTGGGACGATGTCGGCGGCATTATGCATCGCGGCGGAACGATCATCGGCACAGCACGCAGTCGCACGTTCCGCACGCGCGAAGGGCGTTTGCAGGCTGCCGCCAATCTGATCGAGCACGGGATCAATCGCCTGGTGGTCATCGGCGGCGATGGAAGTCTGACCGGCGCCGACACATTCCGCCGCGAGTGGAGCAGCCTGCTGGCGGAACTGGTCGAAACCGGCAAACTGTCGCGTGAAACGGCGGCGCGCTATCCGTTCCTGGCGCTGGTCGGGCTGGTTGGTTCAATCGACAACGATTTCTACGGCACCGACATGACCATCGGCGCGGACTCGGCATTGCACCGGATTACTGCCGCGATTGATGCGCTCGTCAGCACCGCAGCCAGTCATCAGCGCACGTTTGTTGTGGAGGTGATGGGGCGCCACTGCGGGTATCTGGCGCTGATGGGCGCTGTGGCTGGCGGCGCCGACTATGTGCTCATTCCAGAGAATCCGCCTGAGCCGGGGTGGGAGGACCGCATGTGCGCACTGCTACGCGCCGGGCGCGCCGCCGGGCGCCGCGAGAGCATTGTCGTCGTTGCGGAAGGCGCGCGCGACCGGGAGGGAAATCCGATCACGTCGGATTATGTGCGGCGCGTGCTGGAGGAGCGTCTGGAAGAAGACGCACGCGTGACCATCCTGGGACACGTGCAACGCGGCGGCACACCGAGCGCCTTCGACCGCTGGATGAGCACGCTCGTCGGGTACGCTGCCGTTGAAGAATTGTTGAGCGCCACCCCCGACAGCGAGCCGCAACTGATCGGGATGCGCTACAATCGTATCACGCGCCAACCACTCATGCACTGTGTCGAGCAGACACAGCAGGTAAGTGCAGCAATCGCGGCTGGCGACTATCAGCGCGCCATGGAACTGCGCGGCGGCAGTTTTACCGAGATGTTCCAGACATTTCAGGCGCTCGCCAGCGCTCTGCCAAGTGTGACGCGCCCGCGCAGGCGACGAATCGCACTGCTGCATGCCGGTGGACCGGCGCCGGGCATGAATACCGCCGTGCGCGCCGCCGTGCGCCTCGGTCTCGACCAGGGACACACCATGCTGGTTGTGCGCAATGGCTTCGACGGTCTCATCGCCGGCCACGTCAGCGAGTGCGAATGGCAGATGGTGGACGGTTGGGGACCAATGGGGGGCGCAGAACTCGGCACCAGCCGTCGTGTTCCATCCGGCGATGACCTTGCCGCCGTTGCGCATGCATTGACCAGGCACAGCATCGACGGGTTGCTGATCATCGGCGGGTGGAACGGCTATCAGGCGGCGCACCGTTTGTACCATGAGCGTGATGCGCACGAACCATTCAATATCCCAATCATCTGCCTGCCTGCCTCGATCAACAATGATCTGCCCGGTTCGGAGTTGAGCATCGGCGCCGACACGGCACTGAATGCGATCGTCGAAGCGCTCGACCGGATCAAGCAATCGGCAGTGGCAGTGCGACGCACCTTCGTGGTTGAGGTCATGGGGCGCTACTGCGGCTACCTGGCGCTGATGAGCGGGCTGGCGTCGGGTGCGGAACGGGTGTACCTGCATGAGGAGGGCATCACCCTTGATGACTTGCGCGCCGATATTCAGGAGATGATCAAAGGATTTCGCGCTGGCAAGCGTCTCAGTCTGGTGATACGCAATGAGTACGCCAACCGCCTCTATACGACCGATGTGATCTGTGCGCTTTTCGAGGAGGAGGGGAAAGGATTGTTCGACGTTCGCCGCGCAGTCCTCGGTCATTTGCAACAGGGTGGAAGCCCATCGCCGTATGATCGGATTCAGGCAACGCGCCTCGCAGCACGCTGCATCCGCTTTCTGACTGAGGAAATGGAGCGCGGCACCGCAGCCGCAGCCTTTATCGGTTTCATCAACGGTAGAGTGCGAATATTCGACCTGGGTGAACTGCCGCACATGGTCGATGCCGTATACCGCCGCCCCAGAGAGCAATGGTGGCTTCAACTGGCGCCAATTGCGCGCGCACTCGCACAACAGAAGCACGACATGCACGACATGAGGGAACTATGA